From the Longimicrobium sp. genome, one window contains:
- a CDS encoding HEAT repeat domain-containing protein, whose amino-acid sequence MTSRPMPPHRTLVLCRLARRAFALAGMWALGGCVLWGGPGATRHGSRPMMPDVRRVLDVDEPSPAYFRARARLEVLGPELDAILIGLVEDAEADENVRANAIALLAERRAGGSLDLIRRQLAGSPSDVVRAAAARALQRFLPDSAGARNALRAAAGDPSSLVRLMVLQRLDVEDAPLVRTMVARDDNAEVRTIARQVLELLEARGAPLTRDPRRDLRTSGPEGAPTIVFHPAWADSLGGVQVGALWVEARGSTSLVPLGQQVEVVGNVVPGFFDATRSVVVFEADREIRIRDLRTGNTLTLGPGVAPRVVPFTGGFVFVREVAGARRQLGGDATELDYEVLRASFSGAAPEVIGRITATARPEVRRGASPVRWMVVGEGADGFVLRGPGITPFALPGPVDSSPQP is encoded by the coding sequence ATGACTTCGAGGCCGATGCCGCCGCACCGCACCCTTGTCCTTTGCCGCCTGGCCCGCCGCGCGTTCGCGCTGGCGGGCATGTGGGCGCTGGGCGGATGCGTGCTGTGGGGCGGCCCCGGCGCCACCCGCCACGGCTCGCGGCCCATGATGCCCGACGTCAGGCGGGTGCTGGACGTGGACGAGCCCTCGCCCGCCTACTTCCGCGCGCGGGCGCGCCTGGAGGTGCTGGGGCCGGAGCTGGACGCCATTCTCATCGGCCTGGTAGAAGACGCCGAGGCGGACGAGAACGTGCGCGCCAACGCCATCGCCCTCCTGGCCGAGCGGCGGGCGGGAGGCTCGCTGGACCTGATCCGCCGGCAGCTGGCCGGCAGCCCGAGCGACGTAGTGCGCGCCGCGGCGGCCCGCGCCCTCCAGCGCTTCCTTCCCGACTCGGCGGGGGCGCGCAACGCGCTGCGGGCCGCCGCGGGCGATCCGTCGTCCCTGGTGCGGCTGATGGTGCTGCAGCGGCTGGACGTGGAAGATGCGCCCCTGGTGCGCACGATGGTGGCGCGCGATGACAACGCCGAGGTGCGTACCATCGCGCGGCAGGTGCTGGAGCTGCTGGAGGCGCGGGGCGCCCCGCTGACGCGCGACCCCCGCCGCGACCTGCGCACCAGCGGGCCCGAGGGCGCGCCCACCATCGTCTTCCATCCCGCCTGGGCCGATTCGCTGGGCGGGGTGCAGGTGGGGGCATTGTGGGTGGAGGCGCGTGGCTCCACGTCCCTGGTGCCGCTCGGGCAGCAGGTGGAGGTGGTGGGGAACGTGGTGCCCGGGTTCTTCGACGCGACGCGCTCGGTGGTGGTGTTCGAGGCGGACCGGGAGATCCGCATCCGCGACCTGCGCACCGGCAACACGCTGACGCTGGGGCCCGGGGTGGCCCCGCGCGTGGTGCCCTTCACCGGTGGCTTCGTCTTTGTGCGCGAGGTGGCCGGCGCTCGTCGCCAGCTGGGCGGAGACGCCACCGAGCTGGATTACGAGGTGCTGCGCGCCTCGTTTTCGGGTGCCGCCCCCGAGGTCATCGGCCGGATTACCGCCACGGCGCGGCCCGAGGTGAGGCGCGGTGCGTCGCCGGTGCGGTGGATGGTCGTGGGCGAGGGGGCGGACGGGTTCGTGCTGCGCGGGCCGGGCATCACGCCATTCGCCCTTCCCGGGCCGGTCGACTCGTCTCCGCAGCCCTGA